A segment of the Candidatus Poribacteria bacterium genome:
CAGCCGCCTTCTGGCAAGACACCCGAACTAACTTCGGTATCGGATGGCAAGCGGCGGATCTTGTGCAACAGGCTTTCACAGATGCCCCTAATCTGGAAATTGCGTTGCAAAATCTGAAGACGCTCATGGAAGTCGAAGGACAGAAGATTGTCGCACTCGCAGAAACCTTTGCGCAGGAATGGGGCGTGAAATTTGTCGGTATAGACGTGTCACCCGCGCCAATGGGTGATGAGAGTATCGCTTATGCAATGGAACACCAACTGCCCGGTTTCTTTGGTGAACGGGGCACGTTAACAGTTGCTGCTGGTTTGACGCGAACCCTTCGATCACTCTCATTACCTCTCTGTGGATATTCGGGATTGATGCTCCCAGTCCTTGAAGATGTTGGACTGGGAAAACGCAGCGCAGCGGGACACTTTAACCTCGACAGTCTCCTCCTCTATTCCACTGTCTGCGGGACAGGGTTGGATACCATTCCGATACCCGGTAATGCTTCGACCTCTCAAATTACCTCTATTCTGAAGGATGTCGCCACGCTCTCTATACAATTAAACAAACCGTTATCCGTCCGCCTTTTTCCGGTTCCAGGATGCGACGCACACTGCATGACAGAATTTGATTCCCCCTATCTCACAAATACTGTAGTGATGCAGATATAGTCAAGGAATTTATCATTAGGACGAGATTGATTGTAAACTTTTTTGCTTGTCAATTGCCATACCTTTTGATAAGATGATGCGAATGAACCGATTGTAACCTTCTACTTTACGCAATATGACCGATAAAAAAGGACAGCCATGAGTGACAAACCCCATGTTCTCCTGATTTCGACAGATCATTGGCCCAACTCTTTATTAGGTGTCAATGGGCATCCAGCCATCCAAACACCGACGCTGGACACACTCGCTCGCGCGGGCACCCGTTTTACGCGAGGTTATAGCGAATGTCCCGTCTGCGTTCCGGCGCGAAAAACGCTGATGACCGGCACAACAACACGCACCCATAAAGACAGGGTTTTCAACGATCGGCAGGGATTAAATGGACTCCCAACAGTCGCACAGACCTTTCGGGATGCGGGGTATCAAGCCTATGCTGTTGGCAAGTTGCATATCTATCCCCAGCGTGATCGCATCGGTTTCGACGATGTGCTGTTAGGTGAGGAAGGCAGATTGCAGCACGGCGTGGTTGATGACTATGAGCTTTTCCTCGGGGACAGAGGTTATGCGGGTCAACTGTTCGCCCACGGGATGTGCAACAACGATTATCTCAACCGTCCGTGGCATCTTCCTGAAGACTGCCACGTCACAAACTGGAGCACGCAGCAGATGGTGCGGACGATTAAACGCCGCGACCCCACACGCCCTGGGTTCTGGTTCCTTTCCTATTGCCATCCACATCCACCCTTAGCACCCCTTCAGTGCTACATGGACATGTATCGCGATATTGACGTGGACATGCCCTATTGTGGCGAATGGGCGCAGCAAACCGATCGACTCCCCCTGCCTTTAAAGGCGCGCCAGAAACAGGACGAGCATTTCACAGAAGATCAAATTCGTTCAGCACGCCAAGCATTTTATGCCCTCTGCACACATATCGACCATCAATTGCGGGTTGTTATTGGAACTTTACGGGAGGAAGGACTCCTGAACAATACGATTCTTTTGTTTACTTCCGACCACGGCGACATGCTCGGAAATCATCGAATGTGGGCAAAACGCCTCTATTATGAGGATTCCGCCAATGTTCCGATGCTGCTCGTCGGCACCGCAGGCGATGAACGCGTAGGACATCATAGGGTGGATGACCGGCTCGTCGGATGGCAGGATGTCATGCCGACACTCCTCCATCTCGCAGGAATTGACATTCCAGATACCGTAGATGGAATCCCGATGGTAGGTGACGAAAAGCGCGATTGGTTATACGGCGAAATTGGTGAAGGCGGCAGCGCGACCCGAATGATTCATGACGGACGTTTCAAGCTAATTTATTACGCCACCGGAAACCACCGGCAACTCTTCGATCTGGAAGAGGATCCGAGGGAATTGAACGACCTCGCCGATTCACCGGGCCATACTGAAATACTGGAACGCCTGACGAACCATCTCATCGGCGAACTCTATGGAGACGATGAAGACTGGATACAAGACGGTAAACTCGTCGGCTTGCCTGACCGAGCGTATCGTCCATCTCCCAACCGGGCCTTATCAGGTCAACGCGGACTCCACTGGCCACCGCCGCCATCCGCAGGGCGTTGAATAATATTCCCAAACGCGGTTGGATGAAGATTAATTTATTAATTCGGTAATTTATTGGTGAAGTCCGGTGCGGTTAGGAAACCGCACCTACCGGGCATGGGAGAATATAGCATTACCGAATTATTTTCTGAAATTTCATGAAACCGCACCTCCCAATCCACGTTTTCCGACCACCCCTTTAACCCCATGATTCTGAAATCAACGCCTATACCCCCCAATTAAAATCGTTGAATCTCTATGCTAAATGTGATATTATCTTTAGGACTTACGCATTTTCTCTTAAAGTCCCCCTGATAAGGGGGACTTAGGGGGTTAAATCACGGAAATACACTGTTTTTTGCCCAATTTGCGTAAGTCCTGATCTTAACAATAATTGATTACCGAGTGGATATAGGCTGGGTTGAGTTGTGAATGACTGAGGTTCCCAGTTTATACGTAGAACCCTGATTTCCGATGATACATTCGTATAGATATAACGAAATCCAACAACCCAAAAGCTATGGCAAAAAAGAAATCAGACACAAACACGAATAAAAACGGGGCAATGCTCGGTTTTGAGGCGACCTTATACCAAGCAGCCGATAAACTCCGCAACAACATGGATGCCGCTGAATATAAGCACGTCGTGTTGGGATTAATTTTCCTTAAATACATTTCAGACACTTTTGAAGAAAAGCACAATTTCCTGCTTCAAGAACTTGCTAATCCTCAGAGTGAACTCTATGTCAAAGAGGAACTCGACCGTTTCGAGTATGCAGAGGACAGAGACGAATACTTGGCAGAAAATATCTTTTATGTCCCAGAGGAAGCCCGTTGGTCATATTTACAAGCAAACGCCAAGCAACCAGAAATTGGAACACTGATTGATAACGCGATGATCGCAATTGAAAAGGAAAATCCACGACTCAAAGGCGTTCTGCCCAAAAATTACGCACGCCCAGGACTTGACAAGCAACGCCTCGGTGAACTCGTTGACCTCGTCAGCACAATCGGTTTAGGTGAAAAAGAGAATCGCTCAAAAGACATACTGGGCAGGGTTTATGAATACTTCCTCGCACAATTCGCCAGTGCCGAAGGTAAAAGGGGTGGTCAGTTCTACACGCCTCGCTGTGTTGTGCAGCTCCTCGTTGAGATGCTCGCACCCTATCAAGGACGGATTTACGACCCGTGTTGCGGCTCAGGCGGTATGTTTGTTCAGAGCGAAGCGTTCGTCGAAGCACACGGCGGGCAGCGCGATGATATTTCTATCTATGGGCAAGAGTCTAACCCGACAACACGACAATTGGCACTGATGAACCTCGCGATTCGCGGCATTGAAGCGAATCTTGGTCAGGAACACGCTGACAGCTTTCACGACGACATGCACCCAGACCTAAAAGTTGATTACATCCTCGCGAATCCGCCGTTCAACAGCAGCGATTGGGGTGGTGACCGATTGCGTGAAGATAAACGTTGGGTTTACGGTACCCCACCTACTGGCAATGCCAACTTTGCTTGGGTGCAACATTTTATCTATCACCTTGCCCCAAACGGTATTGCTGGATTTGTATTAGCAAACGGATCCATGAGCAGCAATACCGCCACCGAAGGCGAAATTCGCAAGAACATTATTGAAGCCGACTTGGTGGACTGCATGGTGGCGTTGCCTGGGCAGCTTTTCTATTCCACATCAATTCCTGTGTGTCTCTGGTTTATCGCAAGGAACAAAGAAAATTACCGTTTTCGGAAACGCATTGGTGAGACGCTTTTTATAGACGCTCGCAGGTTAGGAAAGATGATTGACCGCGTCCACCGAGAATTAACGGGTGCGGAACTCACACGCATTGCTGAAACCTATCACGCATGGCGTGGCGATGAGGGTGCCGGGGAATATGTAGACGTACCTGGCTTCTGCAAAAGTTCTACGCTCGCCGAAGTCCAAGCGCACGCCAACGTCCTAACGCCTGGACGTTACGTTGGGGCAGAAGTGCAAAAGGACGATAGCGAACCCTTTGAGGCCACAATAGCACACTTGACACAGAAATTGACCGAACAGATGACAGAGGCACGGCGATTGGATGAGACTATCGCTAAGAATTTAGAGATACTCGGATTTGGAGAGGACTCATGAATTTCATGGAAGAGAACTGATAGTATGCATTGTCGCTATCATTGGTCATTCCGCATTAATAGAATATCGCCCTTATTCCAAAGGAGATAGAAAATGACAGTCAAAGAATTGGTAAAATTTCTCGAAAAATATCCTGACGATTTACGAGTTGTTGTCAACGGCTATGAGGACGGCTATGACGACATTTCACCAAATCGGATTTTCACCAGAAAAATACAGTTAGACGCTGGAACCCCTGACTGGGAAGGACAACACGGAGATCCACCCTATGAGAGTGAAGAAAAAATTGGTGATGCCAAAATTGTAGAGGCTCTGGTTTTCCATCGCGCTCCGTATTATTGAAGTAGCTTGAAAACAATTCTCACTCAGAGGTAGGTTATGATGTTTGGTTTTCCTGATGGATGGAAACTTCAATCCGTAGAAGATAGCATGAAAGCGATTATTGATTATCGCGGTAAGACCCCGCGCAAAACGCCTTCTGGTGTTCCGCTAATTACGGCGAAAATCGTCAAAGATGGTCGAATAATGACTCCTACCGAATTCATCGCTGCCGAAGGTTATGATTCATGGATGAATCGGGGATTGCCAGAACCCGGTGATGTCGTCATGACGACTGAAGCTCCTTTGGGCGAGATTGCACAACTTGATAATCGTAAAGTTGCGCTTGGTCAGCGACTTATCACTTTGAGAGGCAAACCAGATGTATTAAACAATACTTATCTGAAGTTTGCAATGCAAGCAGCGTTTGTGCAAAACCAGTTGAAGGCAAGATCCACAGGTACTACTGTTCTGGGGATTTCTCAACGTGAACTTAGAGAGGTTGAAATTCCACTTCCGCCTCTGTCTGAACAACACCGTATCGCTCACATCCTCGGCACGCTTGACCAAAAAATTGAACTCAACCAACAGATGAATGAAACACTGGAAGCAACAGCGCGGGCAATTTTCAAATCATGGTTTGTAGACTTTGACCCCGTAAAGGCAAAGAAGGAAGGACGCAAACCGCCATTCATGGATACTGAAACAGCAGCCTTATTTCCCTCAGCGTTTCAAGATTCTCAGCTAGGGAAGATTCCAAAGGGATGGAAGGTTCAAACACTCGGCGAGATTGCAGAAAACGTTCGACGTAGTGTAAAAGCAAGCGAAATTGACTCCAGGGAATGTTTCCTCGGCTTAGAACACATGCCAAGACGAAGTATAACTCTTTTTCAATGGGAAACAGCCTCCGAAATCCAAAGCAATAAATCTCGCTTCAGAAAGGGTGAAATCCTCTTAGGCAAACTTAACCCACATTTCCACAAGGTTGGCGTTGCGCCTATTGATGGGATTTGCTCAACTGACATTTTAGTAATTCAACCAGTCAATGTGGGATGGTTCGGAATTGTCTTGGGACTCGTATCCAGCGATAATTTTGTCGCTTATACCAGTGCACACGCAAGAGGAACAACGTTGCCACGAACAAATTGGAAAGATATGTCAAGGTACAAGATCGCGCTGCCTAACGTCGAAATTGCCAAAAAATATGCCGAATTCATACAGCCAATTATCAACAAAATCATTGAAAATACCCATCAATCTCGCACTCTTGCCCAAACTCAAGACACACTACTGCCAAAGTTGTTATCTGGTGAAATCTGCGTAGACGATGCCTCTGAGATGTTGGAGGAAACTTAGATGCCTCAACATGCTGTTCCACATATTGAATCATTGCGTGTGAAGAATTACCGCGCATTACGGGATATAGAATTGAAACAACTTAAACCGTTGACTGTCTTTTTAGGCGCGAACGGTAGCGGTAAATCAACACTTTTTGATGTCTTTGCGTTCCTTTCTGAATGTTTCACAATCGGGTTGCGTCACGCATGTAACAAGAGAGGGGGACTTAAGGAACTGCGGACACGAGGTTGTGATGGACCGATTGAATTTGAGTTGAAATATAGAGAGAAACCTAAAACACCCGTTATCACCTACCACCTGTCTATTGCCGAAGATCCTATGAAAGACCCTTTTGTTGAAACCGAATGGCTGCAACGGAGGTTCGGTAGTAGAGGAAAACCGGTTCGTTTCCTCAATTTTCATCACGGAAAAGGCAGTGTAATTCCCGGCGAAACACCAGATAAGGCGGACGAACGGATCAATGAGCAACTTGATGATCCGTCGGCACTCGCTGCTAATATGTTGGGGCAGCTGGCAAGACATCCCCGCGTAGGTGCCCTTCGGCGTTTTATTACAGATTGGCATCTCTCCGACCTTTCTACCGATGCGACGCGCCAAGCAACCAACGATGGACCGCAAAAGCGATTGTCCACAACAGGTGACAACTTGCCCAATGTTATTCAATACTTGCAAGAAAGATATCCAGAACGTTTGGAAAAAATTATCTCTTCTCTGTCAAATCAGGTGCCTCGCTTAGAAAAGATTGACACAGAATTAATGATGAGTGGTCGCCGCCTGCTAAAGATTAAAGATGCCCCGTTTGACCAACCCATCTTGGCGAAGTTCGCCTCCGATGGCACATTGAAACTGTTGTCGTACCTGACGCTGTTTCATGACCCACAACCGCCGCAATTGATCGGCATCGAAGAACCCGAGAACTACCTACACCCACGTTTGTTGACAGGTTTAGTCGGGGGGTTTCTTGAGGCCCTAATGTTTTCTCAACTCATAGTTACCACGCATTCGCCTCACCTTGTCAACGAATTGAGTGCTGAGGAAGTGTGGGTGCTCTATCGGGATGAAGAAGGTTTCACAGTGTGCAAACGCGCCTCGGATATGCTCGGAGTAGAGCAACTTTTGGATGCTGGCGCGAAGTTGGGAAAACTTTGGATGGAGGGTTACTTTGAATTCGGTGATCCGTTGACCAATGCAGGCGGTCCGAAGCGAGGTGTGCGTGCACATTGAATTCCTTTTGAAGGACTCAAGGCATGCGTGGGAGAAGAATTGTTGGTGTAAGGACCTCAGAGCAATAACATGAATCTCAATACAATTTACGAATCCGATATCGAAGAAACTGCCCTTAAGTGGTTTGCTGATTTGGATTACACCGTTTTACACGGTCCTGACATAGCACCAGACACGTCCGATGCTGAACGTTCCTCTTACAGTGAAGTAATCTTAACCAGCCGTTTACGAGATATAGTTGCCCATCTTAATCCAGAAATACCCGCCGATGCACAGGAAGAAGCAATCCGTAAAGTGCTTCATCCAGATTCTCCCGCTCTGGTTCAGAACAACCAGACATTTCATCAGATACTGGTTGCTGGTGTAGAGGTCGAGTATCGACAACCAGAGGGAACACCACGCAGTGGACAAGTAAGGTTCATCGATTTTGATACCCCTGCAAACAACGACTGGCTCGCAGTCAACCAATTCACAGTGGTAGAAAAAAGTGATCGCCGTCCGGATATCGTTCTGTTTATCAACGGACTCCCTTTAGCCGTGATTGAGCTCAAAAATCCAACCGATGAAAAAGCCACGGTCTTAACAGCGTTTCGTCAAATCCAGACTTACAAACAGGAAATCTCTACACTGTTCACCTATAACGAAGCGATCGTCATTTCTGATGGATTAGAGGCTCGTATCGGATCCTTAACCGCCGATACGGAATGGTTTTTGCCGTGGCGGACAATCGAAGGAGAGGACGAGGCACCATCAGCCGAATTGGAATTGGAAATCTTGCTTAAGGGGGCCTTTGAGAAAAGCCGATTTTTGAATTATCTCAAACATTTCATCGTTTTTGAAGAAACCGACAGTGGGACGATCGCGAAAAAAATCGCTGGTTATCACCAATTTCATGCAGTTAAAACCGCAGTTGATACAACCGTCCAAGCCTCGCGCCCGGAAGGCGAGCAGCAGTGTGGTGTTGTCTGGCACACCCAGGGTTCAGGTAAAAGCTTAACGATGGCGTTTTATGCCGGTAGTATCATCCAACACCCGCAGATGGAAAATCCAACGCTCGTCGTTATCACTGATATGAATGATTTAGACGATCAACTCTTCGGCACTTTTGCTCGGTGTCAGCAACTCCTGCGGCAAACCCCCGTGCAGGCGAAAAACAGGAAGCATTTGCGTGAACTCCTGAAGGTTGCCTCTGGTGGTGTCGTCTTTACTACGGTTCAAAAATTTTTTCCTGAAGGTGAGGAAACCCGTTTTCCGCAACTGTCCGATCGGCGTAACATCGTGCTTATCGCGGACGAAGCACACCGTAGCCAATACGGTTTTATTGATGGATTCGCTCGTCATATACGCGATGCGCTTCCCAATGCCTCTTTTATTGGATTTACCGGCACGCCGATTGAATTGGCGGATCGCAACACCCTTGCTGTTTTTGGGAATTACATTAGCGTCTACGACATCCAACAGGCGGTTGATGATGGTGCCACCGTTCCAATTTACTACGAAAGCCGTCTTGCCAAGATTGAACTTGACGAGAACGAAAAGCCCCATATTGATCCAGAATTCGAGGAAGTGACCGAAAGAGAGGAGACAACACAAAAGGAAAAACTCAAAACTAAATGGGCACAACTTGAAGCATTGGTCGGAACCGAAAAACGGCTCGGACTCATCGCGGACGACATAATTGCACATTTTGAAGAACGATTGGAAACGATAGAGGGTAAGGGGATGATTGTTGGTATGAGCCGCCGCATCTGCGTTGACCTCTACAATGCCATTGTCAAACGCCGCCTAGAGTGGCATGATGACGATGATAAAAAGGGTGAGATAAAAGTTGTGATGACAGGTTCTGCCTCTGATGATGTATCGTGGCAGCCGCACATCCGAAACAAGGCGCGGCGCGAAGAAATGGCAACTCGATTCAAAAATCCGAATGACTCGCTGAAACTTGTCATTGTCCGCGATATGTGGCTAACAGGATTTGACGCGCCAAGCCTTCATACTATGTATGTAGACAAACCGATGCGTGGACACGGACTGATGCAGGCGATTGCCCGTGTCAATCGCGTATACCGTGACAAACCCGGCGGTTTGATTGTAGACTACATAGGGCTTGCTTACCATTTAAAACAGGCCTTACAGAATTACACTAAAAGCGGTGGAAAAGGAAACGCTACGCTTGATAAAGCTGAAGCAGTCGCCGTGATGTTGGAGAAATACGAGATCTGCTGTGGACTTTTCCATGGATTTGACTGGTCGCGATGGATTACTGGGAATGCCGAAGATCGAATGAGATTACTACCACCGGCACAAGAACATATATTGGCACAAAAGGATGGCAAAGAGCGTTTACTGAAAGTGGTTACTGAGCTCTCCAAAGCGTTTGCTCTGGCTGTGCCAGATGAAAAAACAACTGAGATTCGCGACGATGTTGCCTTTTTTCAGGCAGTAAGAAAGGTTTTGGCAAAACCCTCAACTGCAGAAGAAACACAGGCTGAAACTACAGAACAAGCCATTAAGCAGTTAGTGTCCAAGGCAGTCGCTTCTGAAGGTGTGGTTGACATCTTTACTGCCGCCGGATTGGAGAAGCCTGATGTCTCAATTCTTTCTGATGAATTCCTTGCCGAAGTGCGGGATTTACCTCATAAAAACGTGGCAGTTGAACTTTTGGAGAAACTGCTTGGTGATGAAGTTAGAACCCGCTCACAGAAAAACGTTGTCCAAGGACGTTCATTTGCCAGTATGCTGGAAGGTTCAATTCGCACCTATCAGAACCGGACAATTGAAGCATCACAAGTCATTGAAGAACTCATCAAAATTGCAAAAGAGATGCGTCAAGCACAGGACCGAGGTGAAGAGTTAGGACTGTCGGATGAAGAATTAGCATTCTATGACGCCCTTGAAGTTAGCGATAGTGCTGTCAAAGTGTTGGGTGATGAGACGCTACAAGCCATCGCTGTTGAACTTGTGGAAACCGTTCGACAGAACGTGAGTATTGACTGGGCAATAAAAGAAAGTGCCCGCGCGAATATACGAAGAATGGTGAAGCGTATTCTTCGCAGACACGGCTATCCGCGGGCTAAACAGGAAAAGGCTGCTGAAACTGTCTTGGAACAGGCAGAGGTATTGTGCAAGGATTGGGCAGCGTAGAAGATTGAAAACAGTCCATTTTGGGTCTAAGGCAATTCTTTTTTCCGTCTATCCAGTAGATATTGCATATTCCCAAAACTAAATATCGCCCAAAATGCACTAAAAATATTTGACAAAGTTTCAAAAATCAATTATATTAATCTATCAGGCATCTTTTGTTAGGGCATGTATTTCAATTCTAAATCAATGTCATAACGCAAACAACTAAGAAAGGAAAATATATGTTAGCAGAAATCCGTCAAAGAGAAGGGGTCATTGTGATTCGACCCACGGGCCGTATGATTGGTGCGGCAAACGCTGAAATTAGAGAGCAAATTAATGAGGAATTGGAGGAGCATTTTGACTCCCCAAAGGTTATCTTTAACCTCGAGAATGTTACCCGTATGGACAGTAGCGGTCTCGGCACGTTGGTATCTGTGAACGTGACGGTTTCCCGCAAAGGCGGGCGGACGGCACTCGTCAACGCAGGTGCACATATCCGCAATCTTCTCATCCTCGGACGCTTAATGAGCGTTTTTGAAAACTACAATAGCGAAGAAGAGGGAATCCTCGCCCTAACCTCTGAGGCAAGCTAATCAATAGGGCGATTGTCCCTGTTGCTACTTAGGAAAATTTCTGAGGGAAATCAAGATACGAGGAAGGAGATTTATGTCAAATCAGAATCTTCCGACGTTTACTGTCGATGCTGGTTTTCACAATCGGGATGGGTGTCCTGTTAGCGTTAACGTTGACCATCCCG
Coding sequences within it:
- a CDS encoding DUF711 family protein; this translates as MKIRTITTGIPLPFSPYQLQRAAKFNADCQSYFEAKGYEVQTTRVSCQIWGENRDVDTILRLESEARAFGIEFLNLGTILPEKRHTQTHIACLADVIIQSEILFATVTLTTPSGHVASEIAESTAEVIQQIAHRTDAGYGNLRFAALMNCPPNTPFFPAAFWQDTRTNFGIGWQAADLVQQAFTDAPNLEIALQNLKTLMEVEGQKIVALAETFAQEWGVKFVGIDVSPAPMGDESIAYAMEHQLPGFFGERGTLTVAAGLTRTLRSLSLPLCGYSGLMLPVLEDVGLGKRSAAGHFNLDSLLLYSTVCGTGLDTIPIPGNASTSQITSILKDVATLSIQLNKPLSVRLFPVPGCDAHCMTEFDSPYLTNTVVMQI
- a CDS encoding restriction endonuclease subunit S, which codes for MMFGFPDGWKLQSVEDSMKAIIDYRGKTPRKTPSGVPLITAKIVKDGRIMTPTEFIAAEGYDSWMNRGLPEPGDVVMTTEAPLGEIAQLDNRKVALGQRLITLRGKPDVLNNTYLKFAMQAAFVQNQLKARSTGTTVLGISQRELREVEIPLPPLSEQHRIAHILGTLDQKIELNQQMNETLEATARAIFKSWFVDFDPVKAKKEGRKPPFMDTETAALFPSAFQDSQLGKIPKGWKVQTLGEIAENVRRSVKASEIDSRECFLGLEHMPRRSITLFQWETASEIQSNKSRFRKGEILLGKLNPHFHKVGVAPIDGICSTDILVIQPVNVGWFGIVLGLVSSDNFVAYTSAHARGTTLPRTNWKDMSRYKIALPNVEIAKKYAEFIQPIINKIIENTHQSRTLAQTQDTLLPKLLSGEICVDDASEMLEET
- a CDS encoding STAS domain-containing protein, producing the protein MLAEIRQREGVIVIRPTGRMIGAANAEIREQINEELEEHFDSPKVIFNLENVTRMDSSGLGTLVSVNVTVSRKGGRTALVNAGAHIRNLLILGRLMSVFENYNSEEEGILALTSEAS
- a CDS encoding type I restriction-modification system subunit M, with protein sequence MAKKKSDTNTNKNGAMLGFEATLYQAADKLRNNMDAAEYKHVVLGLIFLKYISDTFEEKHNFLLQELANPQSELYVKEELDRFEYAEDRDEYLAENIFYVPEEARWSYLQANAKQPEIGTLIDNAMIAIEKENPRLKGVLPKNYARPGLDKQRLGELVDLVSTIGLGEKENRSKDILGRVYEYFLAQFASAEGKRGGQFYTPRCVVQLLVEMLAPYQGRIYDPCCGSGGMFVQSEAFVEAHGGQRDDISIYGQESNPTTRQLALMNLAIRGIEANLGQEHADSFHDDMHPDLKVDYILANPPFNSSDWGGDRLREDKRWVYGTPPTGNANFAWVQHFIYHLAPNGIAGFVLANGSMSSNTATEGEIRKNIIEADLVDCMVALPGQLFYSTSIPVCLWFIARNKENYRFRKRIGETLFIDARRLGKMIDRVHRELTGAELTRIAETYHAWRGDEGAGEYVDVPGFCKSSTLAEVQAHANVLTPGRYVGAEVQKDDSEPFEATIAHLTQKLTEQMTEARRLDETIAKNLEILGFGEDS
- a CDS encoding AAA family ATPase — protein: MPQHAVPHIESLRVKNYRALRDIELKQLKPLTVFLGANGSGKSTLFDVFAFLSECFTIGLRHACNKRGGLKELRTRGCDGPIEFELKYREKPKTPVITYHLSIAEDPMKDPFVETEWLQRRFGSRGKPVRFLNFHHGKGSVIPGETPDKADERINEQLDDPSALAANMLGQLARHPRVGALRRFITDWHLSDLSTDATRQATNDGPQKRLSTTGDNLPNVIQYLQERYPERLEKIISSLSNQVPRLEKIDTELMMSGRRLLKIKDAPFDQPILAKFASDGTLKLLSYLTLFHDPQPPQLIGIEEPENYLHPRLLTGLVGGFLEALMFSQLIVTTHSPHLVNELSAEEVWVLYRDEEGFTVCKRASDMLGVEQLLDAGAKLGKLWMEGYFEFGDPLTNAGGPKRGVRAH
- a CDS encoding sulfatase-like hydrolase/transferase, with the translated sequence MSDKPHVLLISTDHWPNSLLGVNGHPAIQTPTLDTLARAGTRFTRGYSECPVCVPARKTLMTGTTTRTHKDRVFNDRQGLNGLPTVAQTFRDAGYQAYAVGKLHIYPQRDRIGFDDVLLGEEGRLQHGVVDDYELFLGDRGYAGQLFAHGMCNNDYLNRPWHLPEDCHVTNWSTQQMVRTIKRRDPTRPGFWFLSYCHPHPPLAPLQCYMDMYRDIDVDMPYCGEWAQQTDRLPLPLKARQKQDEHFTEDQIRSARQAFYALCTHIDHQLRVVIGTLREEGLLNNTILLFTSDHGDMLGNHRMWAKRLYYEDSANVPMLLVGTAGDERVGHHRVDDRLVGWQDVMPTLLHLAGIDIPDTVDGIPMVGDEKRDWLYGEIGEGGSATRMIHDGRFKLIYYATGNHRQLFDLEEDPRELNDLADSPGHTEILERLTNHLIGELYGDDEDWIQDGKLVGLPDRAYRPSPNRALSGQRGLHWPPPPSAGR
- a CDS encoding type I restriction endonuclease subunit R, whose amino-acid sequence is MNLNTIYESDIEETALKWFADLDYTVLHGPDIAPDTSDAERSSYSEVILTSRLRDIVAHLNPEIPADAQEEAIRKVLHPDSPALVQNNQTFHQILVAGVEVEYRQPEGTPRSGQVRFIDFDTPANNDWLAVNQFTVVEKSDRRPDIVLFINGLPLAVIELKNPTDEKATVLTAFRQIQTYKQEISTLFTYNEAIVISDGLEARIGSLTADTEWFLPWRTIEGEDEAPSAELELEILLKGAFEKSRFLNYLKHFIVFEETDSGTIAKKIAGYHQFHAVKTAVDTTVQASRPEGEQQCGVVWHTQGSGKSLTMAFYAGSIIQHPQMENPTLVVITDMNDLDDQLFGTFARCQQLLRQTPVQAKNRKHLRELLKVASGGVVFTTVQKFFPEGEETRFPQLSDRRNIVLIADEAHRSQYGFIDGFARHIRDALPNASFIGFTGTPIELADRNTLAVFGNYISVYDIQQAVDDGATVPIYYESRLAKIELDENEKPHIDPEFEEVTEREETTQKEKLKTKWAQLEALVGTEKRLGLIADDIIAHFEERLETIEGKGMIVGMSRRICVDLYNAIVKRRLEWHDDDDKKGEIKVVMTGSASDDVSWQPHIRNKARREEMATRFKNPNDSLKLVIVRDMWLTGFDAPSLHTMYVDKPMRGHGLMQAIARVNRVYRDKPGGLIVDYIGLAYHLKQALQNYTKSGGKGNATLDKAEAVAVMLEKYEICCGLFHGFDWSRWITGNAEDRMRLLPPAQEHILAQKDGKERLLKVVTELSKAFALAVPDEKTTEIRDDVAFFQAVRKVLAKPSTAEETQAETTEQAIKQLVSKAVASEGVVDIFTAAGLEKPDVSILSDEFLAEVRDLPHKNVAVELLEKLLGDEVRTRSQKNVVQGRSFASMLEGSIRTYQNRTIEASQVIEELIKIAKEMRQAQDRGEELGLSDEELAFYDALEVSDSAVKVLGDETLQAIAVELVETVRQNVSIDWAIKESARANIRRMVKRILRRHGYPRAKQEKAAETVLEQAEVLCKDWAA